TGGGACTAGAAATTATAACCTGGAGAAGGAAATAAAAAGATTTAAAAATCAAAGTTTAGGGGAAAAATTAAGATGGAAATTATATTGTAAAAAACCATCATTTGGGCTATCAGATAGAGTAAAAAAAATCTATTTAACAGGAATAGGAGAAATTCCAAAGGAGATAGAAAAAAAGGTAGAGATTATTAATCTATATGAAAAGTGGAATCTATTAACTGAAGAAGAAAAGAATAGAATAAGAAAAATTTTTAAAGTTACAGAAATAGATATGGAAAATATAGAAAATTGTGATGGGATATTAATAACTCAACCACTATCAGAGGATGGGGTTTTAACGGAAAAAGAAAAAATAGAGATATATGGAAATATACTTAAAAATTATAGGGATAAGAAAATATTAATTAAACCTCACCCAAGGGAAAAAACAGATTATAAAAAATATTTTCCTCATTGTGAAATAATTAAGGGAAAATTTCCCTTTGAACTTATTTTATTAAATGGAAAGAAATTAAAAAAATTAATAACAATATTTTCTACAGGGGTATTAATAGGAAAAGAAAATATAGGAATTGATTTTTATGGAACTGAAATTAATGAAAAGATATATAAAAGTTTTGGTTCTATGGAACATATTTATAAAAGAAATTCATATATAAATAAAAAATAGGGGAGCGAGAAAAGGATGAATGTTGAAAACAATGATGAACTGGATTTGATGGAACTTCTGGAAATTTTATTGAGGGAAAAGAAAACAGTAATAATAGCATTTATAATAGTTTCTTTAGTAGCTTTAGGTGGAGCTTTATTTGAAAGGAACAAAAGCAAAGAAGCTTTGGGGATAATTAATATAAATATTTCTAAATTGGAAAATTTCAGTGAAAATGATTTACTTCCAATGGGTGTTTTAGAAAAAGTCTATAAAGAAAATAAGGTTGGAGAAAAAAATGAAATAAGCCTAGATAAATTTAGAAATGAATTTAAAGTAAAAGGTATTATTCCTAAGGACATAGAGGAGAAAAAGGAAAAATATACTCCTAATAACTATAGTATTAGTTTAAGAGTTGGAGATATTTCTGAAAGTGAGAATATTTTAAATAGTTATTATAAAAATTTACAAGAGTATTATATGGATAAATATGAAACTAAGTATAATTTTAATGAGATACCTTTGGATATATTAAATAATAAAAATTATGAATACTTAAATTATATAAGTATTATAGAAAAAAATAAAAATAATCTTGAAAGTATTTTAAAAAATAAAGTAAATAGTAATTTAAACTATGGGGCCTATGGATTTGGATATAGGGAGATAGATATCGCTTTGGAAAATCTTGAAAATATTAAAATAAAAGAGCTTAAGGAATATTTAATAAGTACAAATATAGTTAGAAATGTGGAAAGTTTTAAAGATCAGTATAGAAGCAAAAGAGATAGTTTATTAAATACCATAGAAAGCAAGGAAAAAATAGGGTTAAATTATAAAAATTTACTTAAAAATGCAAAGATAGATAGAGGAAATGTAGTGTTACCTAAGGGAACAAAAATACAAGAGGGGAATGATAATAGAGAGGGATATTATGTGGATTTAATGGAGAGTTATTTAAAAAATCAATTGGAAATAGAAAAACTAAAGGATGAATTAAATCTTTTAGAAGAGAAAAATAACCATGTAAAAAAATCTAATAATGAAGAAAATAATTTTATTATCAATAGATTAAAAAATATTATATTGGAATATAATGAAATAGTTTTCAAAAGTAATATTTTAGAAAATAGAGAAAATTATATAGAAAATGGTGGACTTATTAAACTTGGAAATCCAGTTGTGATCGCTAGTAATTCTAAGGCTAAGTTAATTTTAGGTGGAGGAATAATACTAGGGGTATTTCTAGGAATTGCCATGGCTTTTCTTAAAAATTTTATGGGAGAGTTTAAAAAGGGAAAACACCATCAACTTTTAAGTGTTTTAGTATTATGTTGTTTAGTTGGATATAAGGGATATGGACAGGAAATTTTAAAGGTAACTTATACTCAAAATGAACTTGAAAAGGGACTAAATCCAGATGGAAGTTTATTTAGTGTGGAAAATAGTATAAAAAATAACTTTTTAAGGGATAAGTTAAAATTAGATGAAAAGGAACTGGAAAATATAAAAATTACTCCAATAGTTCTTTCTAATTCTTATAAGATAGTTGAGAATAGAATTATAAATGGAGAAAACTTTATATATGTTCCAAGTGAATATAAGGTAGTATTAGATTTATCTAATAGGGAATTAGAGAAGAAAGTTACCGATCAATTAATAAACAATTATCCAAAATTCTATATTAACTACTATTTAGATAGGGAAGAGTTTGGAAATAAAATAGATTATGTAAATAAATATGATACATATAGGGAAAGTTTAGAAGCTTTTAATAATCTAATAAAGGGTCTTGAAAGTGAAGTAAAAAATAGAAAAAATAGTGCTGTATATAACGAAACAAAGTATGAGTATAATAATATTAATATAAAATTAGAAAGACTTAAAAATATGGATTATATGGAAATTTTAAACTATTTAAACTCTAAAAATATTGTAAAAAATAGTAAACTTGAAAAAATTCTTCTTAAGGGTGAAATGGAACTTTTAGAAAGAAAAATTAAAAATTTTGGAGAAGTAGGGAAAATATATAAAAATATTTTAAATGAATATGATGTACCTAAAAGTTCTGTGGTTCTTTTAGAAAATGGGGATATTTCTATAAATGGAAGTAGTAATCTAAGGGAAAAGGAGTATATAAATATTTCTAAAAGATATTTGGAAATATTAAATACTAAAAATATCTTAGAAAGAAAATTAAAGGAAAATAAAAAATTATATGATTCTATGACAGAGGGGAATGAAAAGGAAAAAACTGAGATAAAAGGTATGTTTTTAAATTTTCAAAATAATATAAATAGTATTATTGAATCTATGGAAAGAATAGAGTTAAAAAATTATTATAAGGAATATAGAAATAGTGTTAAAGTTACCCCTGAGAAAAATTAATTTCTCAGGGTTTCTTTTTCTATTAGAATTATTGAGAAAAAGGTATAAAATATAAACAAAAAGAATTTATTATAGACTTTTTTGATATAAGGAGTTACGAAAAAGACATGTTTATGATAAAATATTAGAGCTAAAAAATTAATCATAGGAGTGAAGAAAATGAGAGGTGAGATATTAAAAGAGCTTTGTTCTAATCGGAGAAATTTGGTAAAGCTATCTTTGGATATTTTAAGTATTTGTTTGGGAGTAGTGGGGGCTCTCCTAGTAAGATTTGATAAACTATGGGAATCGCACTATGATTTTAACTATATATTAATCTATGGAGCTATTTTTTTAGGAGTATATCTTTTTCGAAAGGAACCTATAAAAAGTTGGAGTTTTACTAACTCTGTGGATGTTTTAAATATAATAGGTAATAACCTATTGGCATTTTTGGGGAGTGCGACTTTTTTTGCCTTAACAAAACATAGTTTTGCAAGAACTGTGATTGTTATGACTTTTATATTTTCTATTCTGTTTCAACTATTCTTTAGATTTATTTTTAGATTAAATAAATCATATAGGGGGATATTTCATAGTAAAAAGAAAAAAAGCCCAGTATTAATTTATGGAGCTGGGGAGGGTGGAGTTGCCCTAATTAGAGAGAGTATTATCAATAGTAATTTCCCATATAAAATAGTGGGACTTTTAGATGATGATAAAAGAAAACATAGTACCTATATAAATGGGATAAAGGTTTTGGGAGATTTTAATCATTTGCCACTACTTTTAGAAGAAAATAATATTGAATCGGTTATTATAGCCATACCTACAGTGAAAAGGGATAAAATTAAGGAGATAGTCCATGAAGTTAAAAGACATGGGGATATTAATATAAAAATTTTACCTGGAATAAACGAGCTCCTTTTAGAGGGAGAGCTTAGTAATCAAATTAGAGATGTTAATATTGAAGACCTACTAGGTAGGGAACAGATTCAAATAAACGGAGATAATATTAGGGAACTAATAGAAAATAAAACTATATTTGTAACAGGAGGAGCTGGAAGTATTGGAAGCGAACTTTCAAGACAGATAGCTAAGTATAAACCTAAAAAACTTATAAATATAGATGTAAATGAAAATGCAATTTACTTTTTAGAGCTAGAGCTAAAAAGTAGCTTTCCTGATTTGGAAATAGTAAGTGAAATTTGCAATATTAGAGAAAAAGATAAGGTGGAACTATTATTTTCAAAGTATAGACCTAATATAGTATTCCATGCGGCAGCTCATAAACATGTGCCTCTAATGGAACATAATCCTGAGGAAGCCATAAAGAACAATATCTTTGGAACAAAAAATGTTGTGGATAGTGCTGATAAATATGATGTGGAAAGATTTGTTCTTATTTCTACAGATAAGGCGGTTAATCCTACCAATGTAATGGGGGCAACTAAAAGAGGTTGTGAACTTGTGGTGGAGCATAAAAATAAGGTTAGTAAAACTAAGTATATGGCAGTTAGATTTGGAAATGTACTAGGAAGTAATGGTTCTGTTATTCCTATATTTAAAAATCTAATAGGCCAAGGGAAAAATTTAACTCTTACTCATCCTGATATAACTAGATATTTTATGACTATACCTGAGGCGGCTCAGCTAGTTATAGAAGCTGGAACCATAGGAGAGGGAGGAGAGGTATTTATCTTAGATATGGGAGAACCTGTTAAGATAATGGAACTGGCTAGAACTATGATAAAGCTATCTAACGCAGATGTGGGAATAGATATTGTAGGGCTAAGACCAGGAGAAAAACTTTATGAGGAACTTCTATATGATGTAAATGCCGCAGAGAAAACAAGTAATAAAAAAATATTTATAACAAAGATAGATGAGGGAGAGGTAAACCTAGAGGAGCACCTAATGGCTCTAGGGGAGGCTGTAAAAATTCCTGTAAAAGAGGAGCTAAAGGAGCTAATGAAGAGATTTATAATCTCTTATCATGAACCAAGTCATCATAAAAATGGAGGATTACATGAAAAGGCTATTTGATATTTTAGGAGCAGCTTTTGGACTTATAATATTTTCTCCTATTATGTTAGTGGTAGCAGTAATAATTAAAATATCATCTCCTGGGAAGGTTCTTTTTAGTCAGAGAAGATTAACTAAGGGAATGAGAGAGTTTAATATATATAAGTTTAGAAGTATGAGAAGTAATGAATTTAGAGAGAAAAACTCTGTACAGATAAAGGGAAGTTCATCAGAGATTACACCTATTGGAAGATTTATAAGAAAAACGAAATTAGATGAGCTACCACAACTTTGGAATATTTTAAAGGGAGATATGAGCTTTATAGGGCCAAGACCTGAACTTCCTAGAAGATTAAAGTATTACAATGAAAGACAAAAGGGGATATTTCAAGTTAGAAGTGGAATATCTTCCCCTGCAAGTATTGTATTTTCAGATGAAGAATACTTAATGAACCAAGTAAAGGACCCAGAAAAATTTTATATAGAGCAGATAATGCCCTATAAGATAGAGCTTAATCTTTACTATATTAAAAATAGAAGTTTCTTTGGGGACATTTATTTAATAGTAGCAACATTTTTAAAAATATTAAATAAAATCAAAAATGAAAATATAGTTAAAGACAGGGAACTTTTAAAGAATAAAAATAAAATAGAGAAATTAATAGGAGTTGAGTATTAATGGAAAAGAAAAAGACTCTTATGATTACAGGGGCAAGTGGATTTATTGGTTCTAATTTTATTAAAAGATATGAGAAGGAATATAATATTGTTTCTGTTTGTTTAATAAAAAATAGACCTGAAGATTTGGATTTTACAGGAATAGATACAATTCTTCATTTAGCGGCTTTGGTTCATCAGATGAAGGGAGCTCCTGAAGAAAAATATTTTGAAATAAATACAAGATTAACTGAGAGATTAGCTAAAAAAGCAAAAGAGGATGGAGTTAAGCATTTTGTATTTTATTCAACAGTTAAGGTCTATGGATATGATGGAGATTTAGAAAATCATGACTTTGTATTAACAGAAAATTCACCATGTAATCCAAATGATCCCTATGGAGCAAGTAAATATGAAGCAGAAAAAATATTAAAAAATCTAGAAAATGAAAATTTTAAGATAAGTATAATTAGACCTCCCCTTGTGTATGGAGAAGGGGTAAAGGGAAATATGCTAAGTTTAATAAAGCTAGTAAATAAATGCCCTATATTACCTTTTGATTATGATAATAATAGAAGAACTATGGTAGGAATAGAAAATTTATTATATATGACTAAACTTATAATTGATAAGAAAGCTAATGGAATTTATATAGGTTCTGATTTAAAAGATGTTTCTATTAAAAATATCACAGAAGCTATGGAAAAAGGATTAAATAAAAAAAGAATAAAAATAAAACTACCTACATTTATTTTTAATTTTTTATGTAAAAGAAAGAAAAATATAATGGTTAGATTATATGGAACCTTAGCTTTTCAACAAGAGGATAGTTATAAAAAAATAAACTATAAAATAAAAAATAGTTTAGAAAAAGAAATACATATAATGACAAAGGATTATAGATGAATATATTATTTTTATTTTTAAGACATTCAGAAAAAAAAGAGGATTCAACTCTTACAAAGGATATTAGTGATGAATTCCATAAGAAAGGACACAATGTTATTGTAGCCACGTTATTGGAAAAAAAAGAAAATAAAAAAACTCAATTAAAACTTGAAAATGGATATAGAGTTTTAAGGGTAAGAACAGGAAATTATTTTGATTCAGTAAGTAAGTTAGAAAAGGGAATAACCGCTTTAACTATGCCATTCATTTTAAAAAAAGAAATTATAAATAGGTTTAAAAATGAAAAAATTGATTTAATTTTTACACATACTCCTTTTATATCAAATAGTTATTTAATAAATAGTTTGAAAAAAGAATTTAATTGTAAAAGTTGTCTCCATCTATGGGATATATTTCCTCAAAATGCAAAAGATTTAAAATTATTAAATAATAGACTGTTACTCAAATATTTTAGAAAAAAAGAAATAAAAATGTATGAAGCATTTGACTATATAGGATGTATGTCTAAGGGAAATTTAGAATATATAAATAACAAAAATAATTTAAAATCAAAAACTTTTATTTTAAAAAACTGGGCTAAGTCAATGGAAAAAATCATTATAAATAAATCAAAAATAAGAGAACAGTATGGATATAAGGATTCAGATGTTATTTTAGTTTTCGGTGGAAATATGGGGAAACCTCAAAAGTTAGAAAATATTTTACTATTGGCAGAGAGAGTAAAAGATATAAAAAATATAAAATTTTTATTTATTGGTAAAGGAACTGAAAAAGAAAAATTAGAAACAATAAAAAAAGAGAAAAATTTAGAAAATATAAATTTTTTAAATTATGTTCCTAGGGAAGATTATGAGAAGTTAACAGGGGCTTGTGATATTGGAGTAGTTAGTTTAGACGAAAGATTTACAGTACCTAATTTTCCATCAAAGACTACAGATTATTTTAAATTAAATCTTCCAATACTAGCAAGTTTAGATAAATGTGGAGCTAAGGATTATGGAAAATTTTTGCAAGAGGAAGTAAAAGGTGGACTATATAGTTTAGCTGGGAATACAGAGGAGTTATATAAAAATTTAATTAAATTATATAAAGATAAAGATTTAAGAGAGACCTTAGGAAACAATGGAAGAAAATACTATGAAGAAAATCTTGGTGTTGATAAGGCCTATGAAACAATAATGAAAGAAATACATAGGATAAAAGGAGAGAGCAATGTTTAAGGGAAAAACTTTATTAATTACAGGTGGAACAGGATCATTTGGAAATACAGTATTAAAAGGTTTTTTAAATACTGATATTAAAGAGATTAGAATATTTTCTAGGGATGAGAAAAAACAAGATGATATGAGAAAATATTATAATAATTCAAAACTTAAATTTTATATAGGAAATGTTAGAGATTATAACTCAGTTGCAGATGCTATGAGAGGGGTAGATTATGTATTCCATGCAGCTGCATTAAAACAAGTTCCATCTTGTGAGTTTTATCCAATGGAAGCTGTGAAAACAAATGTATTTGGAACAGATAATGTATTAACAGCTGCCATAAATGCAGGGGTAAAAAAGGTAATATGTTTAAGTACAGATAAGGCTGCTTATCCTATTAATGCCATGGGAATGTCTAAGGCTATGATGGAAAAAGTTGCAACATCTAAGGGAAGAAACCTAGATGAAAGCAAGGATACAGTAATATGTGTAACTAGATATGGAAATGTAATGGCATCTAGAGGGTCTGTAATTCCGTTATTCATAGAGCAGATGAAAAATAATCATCCAATTACAGTAACTGATCCTAATATGACAAGATTTATGATGAGTTTAGATCAAGCTGTGGACTTAGTATTATTTGCATTTAAACATGGAAGAATGGGAGATTTATTTATTCAGAAATCACCAGCTGCAACTGTGGAAGTTTTAGCTGAGGCCATGAGAAATCTATTTAAGAAACCTAACCATGAGATAAAGGTAATAGGAACTAGACATGGGGAAAAGTTATATGAAACTCTTATGACTAAAGAGGAGAGAGTAAGAGCTGAGGATATGGGAGATTACTTTAGAATTTCTCCAGATGGAAGAGATTTAAACTACTCTAAATACTTTGAAGATGGTCAAGATGTTATAACAGAGGCAGAGGAATATAACTCTCATAATACACATAGATTAAATGAGAAAGAGTTAGAAGAGATGTTACTGAATCTTTCTGAAATTCAAGAGGACTTAAAAGAGTTTGGGGTGAAATAATGAATGTACTTGTAACGGGAGCCAAGGGATTTATTGGGAAAAATTTAATAGAAACTCTATCTAGAATGGAAAATATAAATATTTTAGAAATAGATAGGGAAAATTCTATTTTAGAGTTGGAAGAAGCGATTAAGAAAAGTGATTTTATATATCACTTAGCTGGAATAAATAGACCTGAAAATCCAGAGGAATTTTATAAGGGAAATAGAGATTTAATAGGAAATCTAATAGATATTTTAGAAAAAAATAATTTAAAAACTCCAATTTTAGTTACATCTTCCATTCAAGCTGAAAGAGAAAATGACTATGGGAAAAGTAAATTAGAGGGAGAAAATCTTTTAAAGGAATATTCTAAAAGAAATAATTGTCCAATTTATATTTATAGATTACCAAATGTATTTGGTAAATGGTGTAGACCTAATTATAACTCTGTAATTGCAACTTGGTGTAATAATATAGCCAATGATTTAGAAGTTCAAGTATCAGACAGAAATATAGAACTTACATTTGTATATATAGATGATATTGTTAAGAAATTTGCAAGTCATTTAAATGAAGAGAAAAATATAGAAAATATTTATTACGAAATAGATATTACATATAGAAAAACCTTAGGGGAGATATTAGATTTACTTTTAGAATTTAAAAATAATAGAGAAAATCTAATTATTTCAAAAGTGGGAAATGGATTTGAAAGGGCACTTTATGGTACATATTTATCATATTTACCTAAGGATAAGTTTTCCTATGAGTTAAAGGAATATAAGGATCCTAGGGGTAGTTTTGTGGAAATATTAAAAACTGTTGATAGTGGACAATTTTCTATATCCACATCAAAACCTGGTATTACAAGGGGAAATCACTACCATAATACTAAAAATGAAAAATTCTTAGTTATTAAAGGTGAAGCAGTAATTAGATTTAGACATATTTATTCAGATGAAGTTATAGAGTATCATGTTTCAGATAAAAAGTTAGAAGTTGTAGATATACCAACGGGATATACTCATAATATTACTAACACAGGAACAGATGAAATGGTATTAGTTCTTTGGGCAAATGAACAGTTTGATAGAGAAAATCCAGATACATATTACTTAGAGGTTTAGGAGAGAAGAATGAAAAAATTAAAAGTAATGACTGTTGTGGGAACAAGACCTGAAATAATAAGATTAGCAGCAGTTATAAATAAATTAGAAAAATCAGAAGCAATAGAACATATTTTAGTTCATACGGGGCAAAACTATGACTATGAGTTAAATGAGGTATTTTTTAAGGATTTCAATATTAGAAAACCAGATTATTTCTTAGATACAGCCACAGGAAAAGCTAGTGAAACTATAGGAAACATTTTAATCAAAATGGATGGGGTATTAGAAGAGGTAAAACCAGATGCCTTTTTAGTTTTAGGAGATACAAACTCTTGTTTAGCAGCTATAGTTGCTAAGAAAAAACATATTCCTATATTTCATATGGAAGCTGGGAATAGATGTTTTGACCAAAGGGTTCCTGAAGAAACAAATAGAAAAATAGTTGATCACACAGCAGATATTAATATGACCTATAGTGATATAGCAAGGGAATATTTATTAAGAGAGGGATTACCTGCTGATAGAATAATAAAAACAGGAAGTCCTATGTTTGAAGTTATTAATATGAAAATAGATGATATAGAAAAATCAGATGTTTTAAATAGATTAAACTTAAAAAAGAATGAATATTTTGTAGTATCAGCTCATAGGGAAGAAAATATAAATTCAGATAGAAATTTTTTAAACTTAGTTGAAAGTTTAAATGAAGTAGCTAAAATTTATAAACTACCTATAATAGTTTCAACTCATCCAAGAACTAGAAAAAGAATAGAGGAATTAGGAGTAAAATTTAATCCTTTAATTAACTCAATGAAACCATTAGGTTTTAATGACTATGTAAAGCTTCAAAAGGAGGCTCTAGCTGTACTTAGTGATTCTGGAACTATAAGTGAAGAATCTTCAATATTAGGATTTAAAGCACTAAATATTAGAGAGGCTCATGAAAGACCAGAAGCTATGGAAGAGGCATCTGTAATGATGGTAGGACTAAAAAAAGAAAGAATATTACAGGGTCTTGAAATCTTAAAAACTCAAGAAAAAGATACATTAAGAAGAGTATATGATTACTCAATGAATAATGTATCAGATAAAGTATTAAGAATAATAGTGTCTTATACGGACTATATAAATAGTCTTATATGGAGGAGTTAATGACAAAGATATTAATTATACATACTAATGGCATGGGTGATTTTTTAATGTTCACTCCAGCATATAA
The window above is part of the Cetobacterium ceti genome. Proteins encoded here:
- a CDS encoding glycosyltransferase family 52 — encoded protein: MEITRIYMGDTKYNLMLYLILFPKEIDNTFYIVGDELEDNLKDFKCLYLKEKKFKIRILNKLYRIFSNYEAKYFFRKNKFETLPIYGLDHWIWNGYEKKYHEIFLIEDGTRNYNLEKEIKRFKNQSLGEKLRWKLYCKKPSFGLSDRVKKIYLTGIGEIPKEIEKKVEIINLYEKWNLLTEEEKNRIRKIFKVTEIDMENIENCDGILITQPLSEDGVLTEKEKIEIYGNILKNYRDKKILIKPHPREKTDYKKYFPHCEIIKGKFPFELILLNGKKLKKLITIFSTGVLIGKENIGIDFYGTEINEKIYKSFGSMEHIYKRNSYINKK
- a CDS encoding polysaccharide biosynthesis protein, with translation MRGEILKELCSNRRNLVKLSLDILSICLGVVGALLVRFDKLWESHYDFNYILIYGAIFLGVYLFRKEPIKSWSFTNSVDVLNIIGNNLLAFLGSATFFALTKHSFARTVIVMTFIFSILFQLFFRFIFRLNKSYRGIFHSKKKKSPVLIYGAGEGGVALIRESIINSNFPYKIVGLLDDDKRKHSTYINGIKVLGDFNHLPLLLEENNIESVIIAIPTVKRDKIKEIVHEVKRHGDINIKILPGINELLLEGELSNQIRDVNIEDLLGREQIQINGDNIRELIENKTIFVTGGAGSIGSELSRQIAKYKPKKLINIDVNENAIYFLELELKSSFPDLEIVSEICNIREKDKVELLFSKYRPNIVFHAAAHKHVPLMEHNPEEAIKNNIFGTKNVVDSADKYDVERFVLISTDKAVNPTNVMGATKRGCELVVEHKNKVSKTKYMAVRFGNVLGSNGSVIPIFKNLIGQGKNLTLTHPDITRYFMTIPEAAQLVIEAGTIGEGGEVFILDMGEPVKIMELARTMIKLSNADVGIDIVGLRPGEKLYEELLYDVNAAEKTSNKKIFITKIDEGEVNLEEHLMALGEAVKIPVKEELKELMKRFIISYHEPSHHKNGGLHEKAI
- a CDS encoding sugar transferase, producing MKRLFDILGAAFGLIIFSPIMLVVAVIIKISSPGKVLFSQRRLTKGMREFNIYKFRSMRSNEFREKNSVQIKGSSSEITPIGRFIRKTKLDELPQLWNILKGDMSFIGPRPELPRRLKYYNERQKGIFQVRSGISSPASIVFSDEEYLMNQVKDPEKFYIEQIMPYKIELNLYYIKNRSFFGDIYLIVATFLKILNKIKNENIVKDRELLKNKNKIEKLIGVEY
- a CDS encoding NAD-dependent epimerase/dehydratase family protein, producing MEKKKTLMITGASGFIGSNFIKRYEKEYNIVSVCLIKNRPEDLDFTGIDTILHLAALVHQMKGAPEEKYFEINTRLTERLAKKAKEDGVKHFVFYSTVKVYGYDGDLENHDFVLTENSPCNPNDPYGASKYEAEKILKNLENENFKISIIRPPLVYGEGVKGNMLSLIKLVNKCPILPFDYDNNRRTMVGIENLLYMTKLIIDKKANGIYIGSDLKDVSIKNITEAMEKGLNKKRIKIKLPTFIFNFLCKRKKNIMVRLYGTLAFQQEDSYKKINYKIKNSLEKEIHIMTKDYR
- a CDS encoding glycosyltransferase family 4 protein, producing the protein MNILFLFLRHSEKKEDSTLTKDISDEFHKKGHNVIVATLLEKKENKKTQLKLENGYRVLRVRTGNYFDSVSKLEKGITALTMPFILKKEIINRFKNEKIDLIFTHTPFISNSYLINSLKKEFNCKSCLHLWDIFPQNAKDLKLLNNRLLLKYFRKKEIKMYEAFDYIGCMSKGNLEYINNKNNLKSKTFILKNWAKSMEKIIINKSKIREQYGYKDSDVILVFGGNMGKPQKLENILLLAERVKDIKNIKFLFIGKGTEKEKLETIKKEKNLENINFLNYVPREDYEKLTGACDIGVVSLDERFTVPNFPSKTTDYFKLNLPILASLDKCGAKDYGKFLQEEVKGGLYSLAGNTEELYKNLIKLYKDKDLRETLGNNGRKYYEENLGVDKAYETIMKEIHRIKGESNV
- a CDS encoding nucleoside-diphosphate sugar epimerase/dehydratase, with protein sequence MFKGKTLLITGGTGSFGNTVLKGFLNTDIKEIRIFSRDEKKQDDMRKYYNNSKLKFYIGNVRDYNSVADAMRGVDYVFHAAALKQVPSCEFYPMEAVKTNVFGTDNVLTAAINAGVKKVICLSTDKAAYPINAMGMSKAMMEKVATSKGRNLDESKDTVICVTRYGNVMASRGSVIPLFIEQMKNNHPITVTDPNMTRFMMSLDQAVDLVLFAFKHGRMGDLFIQKSPAATVEVLAEAMRNLFKKPNHEIKVIGTRHGEKLYETLMTKEERVRAEDMGDYFRISPDGRDLNYSKYFEDGQDVITEAEEYNSHNTHRLNEKELEEMLLNLSEIQEDLKEFGVK
- a CDS encoding polysaccharide biosynthesis C-terminal domain-containing protein — protein: MNVLVTGAKGFIGKNLIETLSRMENINILEIDRENSILELEEAIKKSDFIYHLAGINRPENPEEFYKGNRDLIGNLIDILEKNNLKTPILVTSSIQAERENDYGKSKLEGENLLKEYSKRNNCPIYIYRLPNVFGKWCRPNYNSVIATWCNNIANDLEVQVSDRNIELTFVYIDDIVKKFASHLNEEKNIENIYYEIDITYRKTLGEILDLLLEFKNNRENLIISKVGNGFERALYGTYLSYLPKDKFSYELKEYKDPRGSFVEILKTVDSGQFSISTSKPGITRGNHYHNTKNEKFLVIKGEAVIRFRHIYSDEVIEYHVSDKKLEVVDIPTGYTHNITNTGTDEMVLVLWANEQFDRENPDTYYLEV
- the wecB gene encoding non-hydrolyzing UDP-N-acetylglucosamine 2-epimerase, with the protein product MKKLKVMTVVGTRPEIIRLAAVINKLEKSEAIEHILVHTGQNYDYELNEVFFKDFNIRKPDYFLDTATGKASETIGNILIKMDGVLEEVKPDAFLVLGDTNSCLAAIVAKKKHIPIFHMEAGNRCFDQRVPEETNRKIVDHTADINMTYSDIAREYLLREGLPADRIIKTGSPMFEVINMKIDDIEKSDVLNRLNLKKNEYFVVSAHREENINSDRNFLNLVESLNEVAKIYKLPIIVSTHPRTRKRIEELGVKFNPLINSMKPLGFNDYVKLQKEALAVLSDSGTISEESSILGFKALNIREAHERPEAMEEASVMMVGLKKERILQGLEILKTQEKDTLRRVYDYSMNNVSDKVLRIIVSYTDYINSLIWRS